From Trichoderma atroviride chromosome 1, complete sequence, one genomic window encodes:
- a CDS encoding uncharacterized protein (EggNog:ENOG41), with protein sequence MDVAEAGMEVEESRWEETPWAEILSSLEKPARLKRKRAQPLQNNQRAGEHWEVPPENTQEMQMVPWVPSVHAATVSQRQLTILEETLPTPNNPPTRPIEEFSDDDDDKPAIDNRRKRGEFRPLKRAKPTLDFADTSRPIPFTEPPAEPPVEPPVEPPAEPPVEPPVEPLVEPLVEPLVEPPTVTEPDTEMVVDRNIIPELTATVNKKGTQAIDPDEDEDIVGGIE encoded by the coding sequence ATGGATGTGGCAGAGGCAGGTATGGAAGTAGAGGAATCTCGGTGGGAGGAGACTCCGTGGGCGGAGATTTTAAGCTCCCTAGAGAAACCAGCGCgcttgaagaggaagagggctCAACCACTTCAAAATAACCAAAGAGCCGGAGAACACTGGGAGGTGCCGCCCGAAAACACGCAGGAAATGCAGATGGTCCCATGGGTCCCATCAGTCCATGCAGCCACGGTGTCTCAGCGCCAACTCACTATCCTCGAAGAGACCCTCCCTACTCCGAACAACCCTCCGACGCGACCTATTGAAGAATtcagcgacgacgatgatgataaACCTGCCATCGATAACAGGAGAAAACGTGGCGAGTTTCGTCCACTCAAAAGGGCCAAACCCACCTTGGATTTTGCAGATACTAGCAGGCCTATTCCATTTACAGagccgccagcagagccGCCAGTAGAGCCGCCAGTAGagccgccagcagagccGCCAGTAGAGCCGCCAGTAGAGCCGCTTGTAGAGCCGCTTGTAGAGCCGCTTGTAGAGCCACCTACAGTTACAGAGCCAGATACTGAAATGGTTGTGGACCGAAATATCATCCCAGAACTAACAGCAACTGTTAATAAAAAGGGCACGCAGGCAATAGAtcctgatgaagatgaagacataGTTGGTGGCATTGaataa